The Acipenser ruthenus unplaced genomic scaffold, fAciRut3.2 maternal haplotype, whole genome shotgun sequence genome window below encodes:
- the LOC117433834 gene encoding zinc finger protein 189-like produces the protein MSDSGSQPASFKQEPLDLTMEACVQNRGGTEEGTPTPDPDPRDEEQDTSDEPEEPAELRQQATASVGAGEGEDVSGLGGGGGGGGGGVGGLHACPLCGKCFSTPWVLKLHQERHGPHPYSCPDCGQCLTRRGDGSSSYSLHRESCSCPRPPASPSPSPSPYRCADCGRSFKDFTYFTNHQKIHRGLSPFWCQVCGKNFAKASHLTSHQRTHCSLRLYSCRGCGESFQTPSLMGEHQCKAGKGAEKAGGGDGELYRCPDCDSLFGSLPSLVSHQQSVHQLSDELPYHCETCGERFAGARELGRHGKTHKAKRHACGQCGKSFSYFANYYIHQQLHNGRPDLESKGRWRHRCRDCDRIFWDARELREHRKVHGEAGRQEEEEEEEEEGEGGSERRRRRRRQRRTNDKKGEGASKAASLDSVNSKGREEEEEEEGQDRGGRGGEADKDDAEMEEKEEEEGKDQGGRGGEADKDDGEMEEKEEEEGKDQGGRGGEADKDAEMEEEEEVKKREGRKPLNEGQHRCSFCGLRFKKKCHLDDHLLFHSGQKPYVCSECGKIFSHYPYFKSHLAVHRGARPFECAHCGKVFCVVSQLNRHARIHTGEKPYSCKVCGKRFADSTNCKRHQRSHLKDRRQDQPQLRRAGREKGEGAPAAPRPPAKRGRPSRSKKAAPEPHLPQ, from the exons ATGTCTGACTCGGGGTCCCAACCTGCGAGCTTCAAACAGGAACCCCTGGACCTGACGATGGAGGCCTGCGTGCAGAATCGGGGGGGCACCGAGGAGGGGACCCCGACCCCCGACCCCGACCCCAGAGACGAAGAGCAAGACACTTCCGATGAGCCAGAGGAGCCGGCTGAACTACGCCAGCAAGCAACCGCCA GTGTTGGCGCTGGAGAAGGTGAAGATGTATCGGGAttgggaggaggagggggaggaggaggagggggggtgggaGGTCTCCACGCCTGCCCGCTCTGTGGGAAGTGTTTCAGCACGCCGTGGGTCCTGAAGCTCCACCAGGAACGCCACGGCCCGCACCCCTACAGCTGCCCAGACTGCGGGCAGTGCCTCACCCGGCgcggcgatggcagcagcagctacTCCCTGCACCGCGAGTCCTGCTCCTGCCCCCGCCCccctgcctccccctccccctccccctccccctaccGCTGCGCAGACTGCGGACGCAGCTTCAAGGACTTCACCTACTTCACCAACCACCAGAAGATCCACCGCGGGCTCAGCCCCTTCTGGTGCCAGGTGTGCGGCAAAAACTTCGCCAAGGCCTCCCACCTCACCTCCCACCAGCGCACCCACTGCTCCCTGCGGCTGTACTCCTGCAGGGGCTGCGGGGAGAGCTTCCAGACCCCCTCCCTGATGGGGGAGCACCAGTGCAAGGCTGGTAAGGGGGCTGAGAAGGCAGGAGGAGGGGATGGGGAGCTGTACAGGTGCCCAGACTGCGACTCCCTTTTCGGTTCCCTCCCCAGCCTGGTTTCCCACCAGCAGTCGGTCCACCAGCTCTCGGACGAGCTGCCCTACCACTGCGAGACCTGCGGGGAACGCTTCGCGGGCGCCAGGGAGCTGGGGCGCCACGGCAAGACGCACAAGGCCAAGCGCCACGCCTGCGGGCAGTGCGGCAAGAGCTTCAGCTACTTCGCCAACTACTACATCCACCAGCAGCTCCACAACGGCCGGCCCGACCTGGAGAGCAAGGGGCGCTGGCGGCACCGCTGCCGGGACTGCGACAGGATATTCTGGGATGCGCGGGAGCTCAGGGAGCACAGGAAGGTCCACGGGGAGGCTGGgaggcaggaggaggaggaggaggaggaggaggagggggagggaggatcggagaggaggaggaggaggaggaggcagaggaggacgAATGATAAGAAGGGGGAGGGAGCTTCTAAAGCAGCCAGCTTGGACAGCGTCAACAgcaaggggagagaggaggaggaggaggaggaggggcaggaccgaggaggaagaggaggagaagctgATAAAGATGATGCTGAAATggaagagaaggaggaggaggagggtaaGGAccaaggaggaagaggaggagaagctgATAAAGATGATGGTGAAATggaagagaaggaggaggaggagggtaaGGAccaaggaggaagaggaggagaagctgATAAAGATGCTGAaatggaagaggaggaggaggtgaagaagAGAGAAGGGAGGAAGCCGCTGAACGAGGGGCAGCACAGGTGCAGCTTCTGCGGCCTGAGGTTCAAGAAGAAGTGCCACCTGGACGACCACCTGCTCTTCCACAGCGGCCAGAAGCCGTACGTGTGCAGCGAGTGCGGGAAGATCTTCAGCCACTACCCGTACTTCAAGAGCCACCTGGCGGTGCACCGCGGGGCCCGGCCCTTCGAGTGCGCGCACTGCGGGAAGGTGTTCTGCGTGGTCTCCCAGCTGAACCGCCACGCTCGCATCCACACGGGGGAGAAGCCCTACAGCTGCAAGGTGTGCGGCAAGCGCTTCGCTGACAGCACCAACTGCAAGAGGCACCAGCGCTCGCACCTCAAGGACAGGCGGCAGGACCAGCCGCAGCTCCGCCGGGCCGgcagggagaagggagagggggccCCCGCCGCGCCCCGGCCGCCGGCTAAGAGGGGCCGCCCGTCACGCTCCAAGAAGGCAGCGCCGGAGCCCCACCTCCCTCAGTGA
- the LOC117433835 gene encoding zinc finger protein ZFP2-like, with the protein MLEVFPSAESPAMDLPLNINGYPISHSQQGLADCTNSAEGGAYICTECGEGFGVYARLQDHMTAHGQEQLTLQYGSYIIPPPALHREYDSAFSYARPMELTLQENGTLAIVERPPQTTTQGESWGPAPQTATQRLEESTEKAVENGRVAAVGGGVGVAMVAPPRFSCEVCGRLFNTSQGLQRHQRFHTSERGFKCTVCCQSFSQRAELRAHLPAHAHLRSYGCGRCGQRFTQTEALRAHRETHGPRSGSPDRSYPCGDCGLRFFWLSDLQSHGRSHHAAAQQPLPGRKFTELFVDPRTGQIRVRERSLRCEVCAKGFSQPSDLKRHAATHAGARPFRCGLCGRRFTQASDLKRHQRVHLGRPQDPPNWVQGLPDNADGSGMKNPPPPPPPPPPPTPLQQSFPCHVCGRSFFHSSSLSRHQRYHTGDKPHRCRQCGKGFVQRSDLLKHETVHAAARRREEEKEEEEEEGGTHQDGSGWLPCPDCGKVFVQAARLKNHRLSHAHGGPRAPSYRCPHCRKGFSLLSVLRRHQRYHAKERAFRCPECPRGFRQSSDLNRHLQTHGRRRKRRRWRGEGEGEGEAETPVPLQRGEGGPEETGQVLYECPECEETFVCLQSFLQHQSSHVRSEAQ; encoded by the coding sequence ATGCTGGAGGTCTTCCCTTCTGCTGAGTCGCCAGCCATGGATCTACCTCTAAACATCAATGGTTACCCCATCTCCCATTCGCAGCAGGGGCTGGCGGACTGTACCAACAGTGCCGAGGGGGGCGCCTACATTTGCACGGAGTGCGGGGAGGGGTTTGGGGTTTACGCGCGGCTGCAGGATCACATGACCGCGCACGGGCAGGAGCAGCTGACCCTGCAGTACGGCAGCTACATCATCCCGCCCCCGGCGCTGCACCGCGAGTACGACAGCGCCTTCTCCTACGCCCGGCCCATGGAGCTCACGCTGCAGGAGAACGGTACGCTGGCGATAGTGGAGAGGCCGCCGCAAACGACCACGCAAGGAGAGAGCTGGGGGCCGGCGCCGCAGACCGCCACGCAGCGCCTGGAAGAAAGCACAGAGAAAGCGGTGGAGAACGGGAGAGTGGCGGCAGTGGGCGGAGGAGTGGGCGTGGCTATGGTTGCCCCGCCCAGGTTTTCCTGCGAGGTCTGCGGGCGGCTCTTCAATACCTCCCAGGGCCTCCAGAGGCACCAGAGATTCCACACCTCGGAGCGCGGGTTCAAGTGCACGGTGTGCTGCCAGAGCTTCTCCCAGAGGGCCGAGCTGCGGGCCCACCTGCCCGCGCACGCCCACCTGCGCTCCTACGGCTGCGGCCGCTGCGGGCAGCGCTTCACCCAGACAGAGGCGCTGCGGGCTCACCGGGAAACGCACGGACCCCGGTCCGGGTCCCCGGACCGCTCCTACCCCTGCGGGGACTGCGGGCTCCGCTTCTTCTGGCTGTCGGACCTTCAGAGCCACGGACGCAGCCACCACGCGGCCGCCCAGCAGCCCCTTCCCGGGAGGAAGTTCACGGAGCTCTTTGTGGACCCCCGGACCGGGCAGATCCGGGTGCGGGAGCGGAGCCTGCGGTGCGAGGTGTGCGCCAAGGGGTTCAGCCAGCCTTCCGACCTCAAGAGGCACGCGGCCACCCACGCGGGGGCCCGGCCCTTCCGCTGCGGCCTCTGCGGGCGACGCTTCACCCAGGCGTCCGACCTGAAGCGGCACCAGAGGGTGCATCTCGGGCGGCCCCAGGACCCGCCGAACTGGGTACAGGGGCTCCCCGATAACGCTGATGGGAGTGGGATGAagaatcctcctcctcctcctcctcctcctcctcctcctactccTCTGCAGCAGTCCTTCCCTTGCCATGTGTGCGGCCGCAGCTTCTTCCACTCCAGCAGCCTCTCCCGGCACCAGCGGTACCACACGGGGGACAAGCCTCACCGCTGCCGGCAGTGCGGGAAGGGCTTCGTGCAGCGCTCCGACCTCCTGAAACACGAGACCGTCCACGCGGCGgccaggaggagggaggaggagaaggaggaggaggaggaggagggcgggACCCACCAGGATGGAAGCGGCTGGCTCCCGTGCCCCGACTGTGGGAAGGTCTTCGTCCAGGCGGCCCGTTTGAAGAACCACCGGCTGAGCCACGCCCACGGGGGGCCCCGAGCGCCGAGCTACCGCTGCCCCCACTGCAGGAAGGGCTTCAGCCTGCTGAGCGTCCTGCGCCGGCACCAGCGCTATCACGCCAAGGAGAGAGCTTTCCGCTGCCCCGAGTGCCCGCGCGGCTTCCGCCAGTCCTCCGACCTGAACAGGCACCTGCAGACTCacgggaggaggaggaagaggaggaggtggaggggggagggggagggggagggggaggcggAGACCCCCGTTCCTCTGCAGCGAGGGGAGGGGGGTCCCGAGGAGACGGGACAGGTTTTGTACGAATGCCCTGAATGCGAGGAGACCTTCGTCTGCCTGCAGAGTTTCCTGCAGCACCAGAGCAGCCACGTGAGGAGTGAAGCTCAGTag